A single window of Candidatus Methanoperedens sp. DNA harbors:
- a CDS encoding sulfurtransferase TusA family protein has product MHRIDARGKVCPLPLFYTKKHIDGLKTGDEFEVLTDDVTARNAIPQWIKEHGHEIVKIEESGVDFKVTIRKH; this is encoded by the coding sequence ATGCACAGAATAGATGCAAGAGGTAAAGTATGCCCACTGCCATTGTTCTATACCAAAAAACATATCGATGGGCTAAAAACCGGGGACGAATTTGAAGTGTTAACTGATGACGTTACTGCAAGAAATGCTATTCCTCAATGGATAAAAGAACATGGACATGAAATTGTCAAGATCGAGGAATCAGGCGTTGATTTTAAAGTAACTATACGAAAACATTGA
- a CDS encoding sulfur reduction protein DsrE, whose translation MANNGNNKTLTIVSINGPYRDESAYTLVRLAHAAKEKGINVNFFNYLDGTIIGHRDQGPKEFPVVEQLFGTVLKKGLKNPKTDAIACIKCTDARGVTKQQTEGVVIGGLYDLGEWTAESDKTILLG comes from the coding sequence ATGGCAAACAATGGAAACAACAAAACATTAACGATCGTATCGATAAACGGGCCATATCGAGATGAGTCGGCATACACACTGGTCAGGCTCGCTCATGCCGCAAAGGAGAAAGGGATAAATGTCAACTTTTTCAACTACCTTGACGGAACGATAATTGGCCATCGTGACCAGGGACCAAAGGAATTCCCGGTTGTGGAGCAGCTGTTTGGAACCGTTCTCAAAAAAGGGCTCAAAAATCCCAAAACAGATGCAATAGCATGCATTAAATGCACTGATGCGCGCGGCGTAACGAAACAGCAGACTGAAGGTGTAGTGATCGGCGGTCTTTATGACCTTGGAGAGTGGACAGCAGAATCAGACAAGACAATATTACTGGGATGA
- a CDS encoding DsrE family protein produces MKNTKLISEVDNMTNLLLVLSKDPHTTEIPNLVLDIGLNARAKKNNVSLYLVEDGVTAARKSEFGNKLLDAKKKGIRILTDDKAVQSRGLVGKLVEGVEVKEIGTLLDHIIEDGNRVAWF; encoded by the coding sequence ATGAAAAACACGAAATTAATTTCAGAGGTCGATAACATGACAAATCTATTACTGGTACTTTCAAAAGACCCGCATACAACCGAAATCCCCAACCTGGTGCTTGATATAGGTCTAAATGCCAGGGCAAAGAAAAACAATGTTTCCCTGTATCTTGTCGAAGATGGGGTTACAGCAGCACGGAAAAGCGAATTTGGGAATAAGCTGCTGGATGCAAAAAAGAAAGGTATCAGGATACTTACTGATGATAAAGCCGTCCAGTCCCGGGGACTTGTTGGAAAGCTCGTCGAAGGAGTTGAAGTTAAAGAAATAGGTACGCTCCTTGACCATATTATCGAGGACGGTAACAGGGTGGCGTGGTTCTAA
- the rsgA gene encoding GTPase RsgA gives MASYKLMVKDVIKKADILLEVIDARFPDETRNSEIERDIMRANKPFIIVINKCDLVSRETLEKNKSRLSQVAPTVFVSNKEKFGTTLLRHKILEIAGIKGRDILVGSIGYPNTGKSSVINGVSGKHSARTSPISGFTRGVQLVDAGSRIMFIDTPGVIPFGENDEYIQGLLGVKDATHLKDKIGVAMKIIEKLCAENKTALESLYHITIEGQDSYDVILLIGKGCNFLKKKGEVDEERAAMKIINDWQKGLLLV, from the coding sequence ATGGCAAGTTACAAGTTGATGGTAAAGGATGTTATAAAAAAAGCCGATATTCTTCTTGAAGTAATTGATGCCAGGTTCCCGGACGAGACCAGAAATAGCGAGATTGAGCGGGATATAATGCGTGCAAATAAGCCTTTCATAATAGTCATCAACAAATGCGATCTTGTATCAAGGGAGACGCTTGAGAAAAACAAATCCCGATTATCACAGGTCGCACCCACAGTCTTTGTGTCCAATAAGGAAAAGTTCGGGACAACGCTGTTAAGACACAAAATCCTTGAAATCGCAGGCATAAAAGGGCGTGACATACTGGTGGGTTCAATTGGTTATCCCAATACGGGGAAATCATCGGTGATAAACGGTGTGTCAGGAAAGCATTCAGCAAGGACGTCCCCGATATCAGGTTTTACAAGAGGGGTCCAGCTTGTGGATGCAGGTTCACGAATCATGTTCATCGATACTCCGGGTGTGATACCATTTGGTGAGAACGACGAATATATCCAGGGTCTTCTTGGGGTGAAGGATGCAACGCACCTGAAAGATAAAATCGGGGTAGCTATGAAGATTATAGAGAAACTTTGCGCAGAAAATAAAACTGCCCTGGAATCCTTATACCATATCACAATAGAAGGACAGGATTCTTATGATGTAATTCTACTCATAGGAAAAGGATGTAACTTCCTGAAGAAGAAAGGTGAAGTCGATGAAGAAAGAGCGGCTATGAAAATAATCAATGATTGGCAAAAAGGGCTGCTTCTGGTTTAG
- a CDS encoding biotin transporter BioY produces MSEFTNNFKDIFIKYESAKYDFFKWRFESNLVNKLALAFIFAGLTGIFAQLRFYLPYTPVPVTGQVFAVLLSGVILGKWYGGISQGLYAVLGVAGVPWFNGGKAGLEILTGVTGGYIIGFIFASLVIGWFTDRYIKSRSFAGLFSLMLLGIAIIYLFGVVQLLFVLGVNVQKAIELGALPFIGIDIYKALIVSAIAAAIVPGKAFGNEIDAKSRKKT; encoded by the coding sequence ATGTCTGAATTTACAAATAATTTTAAAGATATATTCATAAAATATGAATCCGCGAAATATGATTTCTTTAAATGGAGATTTGAATCAAACTTAGTAAACAAACTTGCCCTGGCATTTATTTTTGCCGGCCTGACAGGAATATTTGCGCAACTGCGGTTCTATCTTCCTTATACACCTGTGCCGGTCACTGGCCAGGTCTTTGCAGTTCTTCTTTCAGGAGTCATTCTTGGGAAATGGTATGGCGGAATAAGCCAGGGATTATATGCAGTATTGGGCGTTGCCGGAGTTCCATGGTTCAATGGGGGAAAAGCAGGTTTAGAAATTCTCACAGGAGTCACCGGTGGTTATATAATCGGTTTTATTTTTGCTTCATTAGTAATCGGCTGGTTCACTGACAGGTATATAAAATCCAGGAGTTTTGCAGGTCTATTCAGCCTGATGCTTCTTGGTATTGCGATAATATACCTTTTTGGCGTTGTTCAGCTATTGTTTGTACTTGGAGTTAATGTACAAAAAGCCATTGAACTCGGGGCACTGCCATTCATTGGTATCGATATATACAAGGCATTGATAGTTTCGGCGATCGCTGCTGCAATCGTACCTGGAAAAGCATTCGGGAATGAAATCGATGCGAAATCCCGAAAAAAGACCTAA
- the bioD gene encoding dethiobiotin synthase, with protein MIINMTGIFITGTDTNVGKTVIAAGLAGAIKNKGYSIGVMKAVQSGAGIRNGKLYSPDAELMMKVIEIKADVMLTCPYLLKEAMAPGIAAEIEGISIDIDIIKNVYIELEKRHDIVIVEGAGGIAVPVKKKFLISDLIKYMDIPAIVVARAGLGTINHTVLTIEYAKRSGIKIIGVIINNYRGGIIEDKNPGIINELTGIPISGVIPNDPSICSERGIPGNIVSLIEKNVDLDRIISFPF; from the coding sequence ATGATAATTAATATGACCGGGATATTCATTACAGGAACCGATACAAATGTGGGAAAGACAGTGATAGCAGCAGGACTTGCAGGAGCCATTAAAAATAAAGGATATAGCATAGGTGTGATGAAAGCTGTCCAGAGCGGCGCAGGAATAAGAAACGGTAAACTTTATTCCCCGGATGCCGAACTCATGATGAAGGTGATCGAAATAAAGGCTGACGTGATGTTGACATGTCCTTATCTACTGAAAGAAGCGATGGCGCCAGGGATCGCTGCAGAAATTGAAGGAATAAGCATAGACATTGATATTATTAAAAATGTTTACATAGAACTTGAAAAAAGACATGATATTGTAATTGTCGAGGGAGCAGGGGGTATTGCTGTCCCTGTAAAGAAAAAGTTCCTTATTTCTGATTTAATAAAATATATGGATATTCCTGCCATAGTCGTTGCCAGAGCAGGTCTTGGAACTATAAACCATACAGTTCTCACGATAGAATATGCAAAAAGGTCAGGGATTAAAATAATAGGGGTAATAATAAACAATTACAGGGGCGGTATTATTGAAGACAAAAATCCCGGAATCATAAATGAACTTACCGGGATCCCCATATCAGGAGTTATTCCCAATGATCCTTCTATATGCTCGGAAAGAGGGATACCTGGGAATATTGTATCCCTCATTGAGAAAAATGTTGATCTGGATAGAATTATTAGTTTCCCTTTTTAG
- the bioF gene encoding 8-amino-7-oxononanoate synthase, translated as MKWLSDELGQIKSKGLYRELRTIGSAQSPRIKKDGREYILLSSNNYLGLATHPKVKKAAADTIEIYGSGAGGSRLTTGNTDIYNKLEEKIADFKGAEDAIVFSSGYMANIGTISALMKRGDLILSDELNHASIIDGCRLSRADVKVYPHKDVSCLEKELGASKNSKKLIVTDGVFSMDGDIAPLPEIIEIAERFDAMVMVDDAHATGVLGKHSRGTGDHFNVDADITMGTLSKALASSGGYVAGNNELIEYLRNVSRSFIFSTALPPPAVAAAAAAIDIIREENPATKLWRNVAIYKKGLIDVGFNIQCETQIVPIITGDTDTTMKAALLLEKQGIFVQGIRPPTVPEGVGRIRTTLMATHSKQDISDALVAIKIVKEKFNL; from the coding sequence ATGAAATGGCTCTCAGATGAGCTTGGACAAATTAAAAGTAAAGGATTATATCGGGAACTCAGGACGATCGGATCTGCCCAGTCCCCAAGGATAAAAAAAGATGGCAGGGAATACATACTTCTATCGTCTAATAATTACCTTGGCCTGGCCACTCACCCAAAAGTGAAAAAAGCTGCGGCTGATACAATAGAAATATACGGATCAGGCGCGGGGGGATCCCGGCTGACTACCGGGAACACTGACATTTACAATAAGCTGGAAGAAAAAATAGCGGATTTTAAGGGTGCGGAGGATGCGATCGTATTCAGCTCGGGATATATGGCAAATATCGGAACTATATCAGCTTTGATGAAAAGAGGCGATCTGATACTAAGCGATGAACTCAATCATGCAAGCATTATCGATGGTTGCAGACTTAGCCGCGCAGATGTGAAAGTCTATCCCCATAAAGATGTTTCCTGTCTTGAAAAAGAGCTTGGTGCATCGAAAAACAGCAAAAAACTAATTGTAACTGATGGTGTTTTCAGTATGGATGGAGATATAGCGCCTCTCCCTGAGATCATAGAGATCGCAGAGAGGTTCGATGCAATGGTCATGGTAGATGATGCCCATGCTACTGGCGTTCTTGGCAAACATTCCAGGGGTACAGGGGATCATTTCAATGTAGATGCTGATATTACAATGGGAACCCTTAGCAAAGCCCTTGCAAGCTCCGGGGGATACGTTGCCGGAAATAACGAGCTTATAGAATATCTTCGAAATGTTTCACGTTCATTTATTTTCTCAACTGCACTTCCACCGCCGGCCGTGGCTGCTGCCGCTGCTGCCATTGATATTATCCGGGAAGAAAATCCGGCAACAAAACTCTGGAGGAATGTCGCGATCTATAAAAAAGGGCTTATTGATGTGGGATTTAATATTCAATGTGAAACCCAGATCGTTCCCATAATAACAGGAGATACGGATACAACCATGAAAGCTGCTCTTTTGCTTGAAAAACAGGGTATTTTTGTCCAGGGAATCAGGCCTCCAACGGTGCCGGAAGGTGTAGGCAGGATAAGGACTACATTGATGGCAACCCATAGTAAGCAGGATATAAGCGATGCACTTGTTGCTATTAAAATTGTAAAAGAAAAATTCAATCTATGA
- a CDS encoding saccharopine dehydrogenase-like oxidoreductase, protein MNETANIAVLGAGGLGMAAAKILGRKKEMRLAAIADKTGYIIDHNGIDPELLENKELGDVGIRTDDAISCIVENCREFDGIFLALPNLTNNFIPEVVSMFARAGFKGVMVDAMKRSQAVEMIFGMDDIIKNTSITYITGAGATPGLLTCAAAIAANSFMEVTNVDINFGVGVSNWESYRATIREDIAHLEGFNLEKAANMTCAHIKNELDNRKGILQLHKMEHADDVLLERAGIVSREKVAVSGVVDTRNPRKPVSTTMTLTGKTFDGAVSSHRFILGDETTMAANVVGPALGWMKAGFEFHKRGIYGVFGSAELMPRFVK, encoded by the coding sequence ATGAATGAAACCGCAAACATCGCTGTTCTTGGTGCAGGAGGTCTTGGAATGGCAGCCGCAAAAATACTTGGGCGGAAAAAGGAAATGAGACTTGCAGCAATTGCTGACAAGACCGGCTATATTATCGATCATAATGGGATAGATCCTGAGCTTCTTGAAAACAAAGAGCTGGGTGATGTTGGCATAAGAACTGATGATGCAATATCCTGCATTGTTGAAAATTGCCGGGAATTTGATGGTATTTTCCTGGCTCTTCCCAACCTCACGAACAACTTTATCCCTGAGGTTGTATCGATGTTTGCCAGAGCAGGTTTTAAGGGTGTGATGGTGGATGCCATGAAACGGTCGCAGGCTGTTGAGATGATCTTTGGGATGGATGATATTATAAAAAATACCAGTATTACATATATTACAGGAGCAGGCGCTACACCTGGATTACTTACCTGTGCTGCCGCTATTGCGGCAAATTCTTTTATGGAAGTAACGAACGTCGATATAAATTTCGGAGTAGGGGTATCAAACTGGGAATCGTATCGTGCAACAATACGGGAAGATATAGCGCATCTTGAGGGCTTTAATCTTGAAAAAGCGGCAAATATGACATGTGCCCATATAAAAAATGAACTCGATAACAGAAAAGGCATTCTGCAATTACACAAAATGGAACATGCAGATGATGTGCTTCTTGAGAGAGCCGGTATCGTATCCCGCGAAAAAGTAGCTGTTAGCGGAGTAGTTGATACCAGGAATCCCAGGAAACCGGTAAGCACTACGATGACCCTTACAGGAAAGACATTTGATGGGGCTGTTTCAAGCCACAGGTTCATTCTGGGTGATGAGACCACAATGGCGGCTAATGTAGTTGGGCCTGCTCTTGGATGGATGAAAGCAGGTTTTGAGTTCCATAAACGTGGAATATACGGTGTGTTCGGGTCAGCCGAACTCATGCCAAGATTCGTTAAATGA
- a CDS encoding 6-carboxyhexanoate--CoA ligase, producing MFSIRMRAEKNKKHISGAENLVDIPEIQTTVSALVERALSHEKGEPDLINITVESLKTPIKKVTSLPLILANVENEIEGKILARKLLRELKIPALCVEKSISLLEKGPANGENMRGAIIMDLKGNRIEPDRIRGIRASRMDITDEASNELFKELSGSGLSSYFKNISEALILATKVASVKGTVAELCWSDDPSYTAGYVASQKMGYIRISHLKKKGGQLGGRVFFVDDIDHGKYITEIEKTPVLVNKFGGIVELIRNQIKI from the coding sequence ATGTTTAGCATTCGGATGAGAGCAGAAAAAAATAAAAAACACATATCAGGAGCTGAGAATCTCGTTGATATACCAGAAATCCAGACAACCGTTTCTGCACTTGTTGAACGGGCATTATCACATGAAAAAGGAGAACCCGATCTTATTAATATAACCGTTGAATCATTAAAAACTCCTATTAAGAAAGTTACTTCTCTCCCGCTTATTTTGGCGAATGTTGAAAATGAGATCGAAGGGAAGATTCTTGCGCGAAAATTACTCCGGGAACTCAAAATACCGGCCTTGTGCGTTGAAAAAAGTATCTCTCTTCTTGAAAAAGGCCCTGCTAATGGTGAAAATATGCGGGGTGCGATAATCATGGATCTGAAGGGGAACAGGATTGAACCTGACAGGATTCGCGGTATCCGTGCATCCCGTATGGATATTACAGACGAAGCTTCAAATGAACTTTTTAAAGAGCTTTCAGGCTCAGGATTGTCATCGTATTTTAAAAATATAAGCGAAGCGCTTATACTTGCAACAAAAGTAGCATCGGTCAAAGGCACAGTTGCGGAACTTTGCTGGTCTGATGATCCATCATATACAGCAGGTTATGTGGCCTCACAAAAAATGGGATATATAAGGATATCACATTTGAAAAAGAAAGGTGGCCAATTAGGGGGGCGAGTTTTTTTTGTGGATGATATCGACCATGGAAAATATATTACTGAGATTGAGAAGACTCCGGTCCTTGTGAATAAATTCGGCGGAATTGTGGAGCTTATTAGAAATCAAATTAAAATTTGA
- the bioB gene encoding biotin synthase BioB, with protein sequence MQIMLRKLRTKLENGESIDFLEALELMKLKGYECMELFSLANHVRSKLGDRVDLCSIINAKCGLCPEDCKFCAQSVHNDTEITPYPLMDEEDILNMAQLMEEEGAARFCIVTSGKEVNGKDFENILSSIRRIRTETGLSVCISSGMLTIKRALALKSAGATRIHHNLETSRNFFNKICTTHTYDQKIKTIHIAKNAGLEICCGGIIGMGEPIRDRLELAFTLRDLDVDSIPINILNPIKGTPIDIEQPIMPFEILKTISIFRLILPEKNIRIAGGREKNLRDLQSLCLLAGANGLLLGNYLTTGGRTPRDDIQMITDLGLIPGGVHV encoded by the coding sequence ATTCAAATCATGCTAAGAAAACTGCGAACAAAACTTGAAAACGGTGAAAGCATAGACTTCCTGGAGGCTCTGGAACTCATGAAGCTAAAAGGATATGAATGCATGGAGCTATTCTCTCTTGCAAACCATGTCCGTTCCAAACTTGGTGACAGGGTTGATCTTTGTTCCATAATAAATGCAAAATGCGGTTTATGCCCCGAAGACTGTAAATTCTGTGCACAATCTGTTCATAACGATACAGAAATTACGCCATATCCTTTGATGGATGAAGAAGATATCCTCAACATGGCGCAATTGATGGAAGAAGAAGGGGCTGCAAGATTCTGCATTGTTACAAGCGGAAAAGAAGTAAATGGTAAAGATTTTGAAAATATATTAAGTTCTATACGAAGAATAAGGACTGAAACTGGTTTATCGGTCTGCATTTCTTCAGGTATGCTTACAATTAAACGTGCTTTAGCCCTCAAAAGTGCAGGAGCTACACGAATACATCATAACCTTGAGACCTCAAGGAACTTTTTTAATAAAATATGTACAACGCACACGTATGATCAAAAAATAAAAACAATTCATATTGCAAAAAATGCAGGGCTTGAAATATGCTGCGGAGGGATTATCGGAATGGGTGAGCCGATACGTGATCGGCTGGAACTTGCTTTTACCCTGAGGGATCTGGATGTTGATTCCATCCCCATCAATATATTAAATCCAATCAAAGGAACGCCTATTGATATTGAACAACCAATAATGCCCTTTGAAATCCTGAAAACAATTTCTATTTTTCGCCTAATTCTTCCAGAAAAAAATATCCGGATAGCAGGAGGCAGGGAGAAAAACCTCAGGGACTTACAAAGCTTATGCCTTTTAGCAGGGGCAAATGGGTTGCTGCTAGGCAATTATCTGACCACCGGGGGCAGAACGCCGCGTGATGATATTCAGATGATAACTGACCTCGGACTGATCCCAGGAGGTGTTCATGTTTAG
- a CDS encoding Zn-dependent exopeptidase M28 produces the protein MPVGKEMIQNKNISSIVKEVSLIDIKSNIQHLTGFSTRFTFSDKAALAREWIYGQFSIMGYSDVEYHDFILCDSIQKNIVCTKHGKGEPDKILILCAHYDSIAKSTVNWDWQTCPAPGANDNASGVAAMVEIARLINNVDMDYTIRFIAFTGEEQNLWGSRAYADHALSSKMNIVLVINLDEIGYSDVMSNWKVIIGEDQGNHIFPKNIDSHKFAEVMKRAASGYTNLTGRLSDLWHSDHMPFLSAGYAVVGVCQADRSPHTHKITDTYDNIDINYVVEVTRMTVASIMQIAGIKHGKEMEPDPIRSLIINPEISK, from the coding sequence ATGCCAGTAGGAAAAGAAATGATTCAAAACAAAAATATTTCGTCTATTGTTAAAGAAGTTTCCCTGATTGACATTAAAAGCAATATACAGCACCTGACTGGCTTTTCAACCCGTTTTACATTCTCAGATAAAGCAGCTCTGGCCAGGGAGTGGATATACGGGCAATTTAGCATCATGGGATATTCTGATGTGGAATATCATGATTTTATTCTTTGCGACTCAATACAGAAAAATATAGTCTGTACAAAACATGGGAAAGGAGAACCGGATAAAATCCTTATCCTTTGCGCACATTATGATTCGATAGCAAAATCAACAGTAAATTGGGATTGGCAAACATGTCCCGCCCCAGGTGCGAATGATAATGCAAGCGGTGTGGCTGCCATGGTTGAGATTGCACGTCTCATCAATAATGTAGATATGGATTATACGATCCGTTTTATTGCCTTTACTGGCGAGGAACAGAACCTGTGGGGCTCCAGGGCATATGCAGATCACGCCCTTTCGAGCAAAATGAATATCGTTCTGGTCATAAATCTTGATGAAATAGGATATTCTGATGTAATGTCTAACTGGAAAGTCATTATTGGAGAAGACCAGGGAAATCATATTTTCCCTAAAAATATTGATTCCCATAAATTCGCAGAAGTGATGAAAAGGGCTGCTTCCGGCTATACGAATCTTACTGGCAGATTGTCAGACCTCTGGCATAGTGATCACATGCCTTTTTTATCAGCAGGTTATGCAGTCGTTGGGGTATGCCAGGCAGACAGGTCTCCTCATACACATAAGATAACCGATACATATGACAATATAGACATTAACTATGTAGTTGAAGTGACAAGAATGACAGTTGCATCGATAATGCAAATAGCTGGAATTAAGCATGGGAAGGAAATGGAACCTGACCCTATCCGGTCTTTAATCATTAATCCGGAGATATCAAAATGA
- a CDS encoding NOB1 family endonuclease → MIHIADSSLFIIGKRIEGNIITVPSVVDEIRDERSRTIMELMNVRIEPPLQSCIMEVTAKARTTRDSEELSKTDIDLLAKALEYARNEDTILITDDYAVQNTAIQLEIKVMPAGQKKIKDVLLWEKFCIGCKRRFPQGDDCPVCGTPLKKMRKK, encoded by the coding sequence ATGATCCATATCGCTGATTCTTCCTTATTCATTATCGGGAAAAGGATCGAAGGAAATATAATAACAGTCCCCTCAGTTGTAGATGAGATCAGGGATGAGAGGTCTCGTACAATAATGGAACTAATGAATGTAAGGATCGAGCCTCCGCTTCAAAGTTGTATCATGGAAGTAACAGCGAAAGCCAGGACAACCAGAGATAGTGAAGAACTCTCAAAAACCGATATAGACCTGCTGGCAAAGGCTCTTGAATATGCCCGGAATGAAGATACGATACTTATCACCGATGATTATGCTGTCCAGAATACCGCAATCCAGCTGGAAATAAAGGTCATGCCTGCAGGACAGAAAAAGATAAAGGACGTTCTTCTCTGGGAAAAATTCTGTATAGGATGCAAGCGGCGGTTCCCGCAGGGGGATGACTGCCCTGTGTGTGGTACGCCTCTTAAGAAAATGAGAAAGAAATGA
- a CDS encoding DUF362 domain-containing protein — protein MSKVYIIKTNERSSGIKELLKYFDLDKYSGKKISLKANFNSPDPYPASTHPDTISAMIDSFREKGASIVIAERSGMGETEKTLEHLGIMTLSKKHGFGVVILNDLKGSEWIQEKPANSHWKRGFLFPKLFRDADFIIQTCCLKTHRFGGHFTLSLKNSVGMVARYDPEDNYNYMSELHSSKYQRQMIAEINTAYEPDIVIMDGISGFSKGGPEEGTLIKPGIMIASNDRVALDAVGVAILRIYGTTGEVERGNVFEQEQIARAVELGLGASGPDEIEIVAVNNEAREICDSIRKELTG, from the coding sequence ATTTCAAAAGTATATATAATAAAGACAAACGAAAGAAGTTCGGGAATAAAAGAGCTATTGAAATATTTCGATTTAGACAAATATTCTGGCAAAAAAATTTCGCTCAAAGCGAACTTCAATAGCCCGGATCCATACCCGGCATCCACACATCCTGATACTATATCAGCGATGATTGATTCTTTCAGGGAAAAAGGAGCAAGTATCGTAATTGCTGAAAGAAGCGGTATGGGAGAAACCGAAAAAACGCTGGAACACCTGGGGATCATGACACTTTCAAAAAAGCATGGGTTTGGTGTAGTTATCCTTAATGATTTGAAAGGAAGTGAATGGATACAAGAAAAGCCTGCAAATAGCCACTGGAAAAGAGGCTTCCTTTTTCCAAAATTATTCCGGGATGCTGATTTCATAATCCAGACCTGCTGCCTGAAAACCCACAGGTTTGGGGGTCATTTCACACTGTCTCTTAAAAATAGCGTGGGCATGGTTGCCAGGTATGATCCTGAAGATAACTATAATTATATGTCTGAACTCCATTCTTCAAAATACCAGAGACAGATGATAGCGGAAATAAATACAGCTTACGAACCTGATATCGTAATAATGGATGGGATTTCAGGATTCTCAAAAGGCGGGCCGGAAGAAGGAACGCTAATCAAACCCGGAATCATGATCGCAAGCAATGACAGGGTAGCTCTTGATGCTGTGGGTGTAGCGATTTTGCGTATTTATGGCACGACAGGGGAGGTTGAAAGAGGCAATGTTTTTGAGCAGGAACAGATTGCAAGAGCTGTGGAATTGGGTCTTGGAGCATCAGGGCCTGATGAGATCGAGATCGTCGCTGTAAATAACGAAGCCAGGGAAATATGCGATAGCATCAGGAAAGAACTTACAGGATAA